A genome region from Glutamicibacter arilaitensis Re117 includes the following:
- a CDS encoding DUF349 domain-containing protein, translated as MTTSQQSDDSPKTPLPQAQKPAAKPVVAPSVAHTTPLDEAAKFARVTEDGHVFVIIDGAESPVGQYPDATQEEALGYFVRKYDDALSQLMLLEQRVAAKAPANELSKAVQALSATVAERHMVGDIPALETRLETVRVAIEALTTEQRKANDQARAEQLAARESIVEQAEALAGKRPEQIQWKTASAAMNELFEAWKGSQRSAVRLPRATEDALWKRFRSARTTFDRHRRAYFSQLDSTNAAAKSVKEELIARAEALQESTDWAATAAEYRKLMDEWKKSRRASRKDDDQLWSRFRAAQDVFFQARAAANAKIDEEYSQNLVVKEALLEEARALLPIKDLAAAKNKLDSIRTRWEAAGKVPRNDLQRIESALRQVEDAVKGAEDEQWRRSNPETKARSNSMLSQLQDTISALEDDLEAAKAKGNAKQIAAAQEALDARRMWLSTLEKSAADFQ; from the coding sequence GTGACCACCAGTCAGCAATCCGACGACAGCCCGAAGACCCCATTGCCACAGGCCCAGAAGCCTGCCGCAAAGCCGGTTGTAGCGCCAAGCGTCGCACACACCACTCCCCTTGATGAAGCGGCCAAGTTTGCCCGCGTCACCGAGGATGGCCACGTCTTCGTCATCATCGATGGTGCCGAGTCCCCCGTGGGCCAATACCCGGACGCCACGCAGGAAGAAGCCCTGGGCTACTTCGTGCGCAAGTATGACGATGCGCTCTCGCAGCTGATGCTCCTGGAGCAGCGTGTTGCGGCCAAGGCACCGGCCAATGAGCTCAGCAAGGCTGTCCAAGCACTCTCGGCCACCGTGGCCGAACGCCATATGGTCGGCGACATTCCAGCGCTGGAAACCCGCCTGGAAACTGTTCGCGTCGCCATTGAGGCGTTGACCACCGAACAGCGCAAGGCCAATGACCAGGCGCGTGCCGAACAGCTCGCAGCCCGCGAATCCATCGTCGAACAGGCTGAAGCCCTGGCCGGAAAGCGCCCGGAGCAGATCCAGTGGAAGACCGCGTCGGCGGCCATGAACGAACTCTTCGAAGCGTGGAAGGGCTCGCAGCGTTCGGCTGTTCGCCTGCCTCGCGCTACCGAAGATGCCCTGTGGAAGCGATTCCGCAGCGCACGCACCACCTTCGACCGCCACCGCCGCGCGTACTTCTCGCAGCTGGACTCGACCAACGCGGCTGCCAAGTCCGTGAAGGAAGAGCTGATTGCCCGTGCCGAGGCGCTGCAGGAGTCCACCGATTGGGCTGCTACCGCCGCCGAGTACCGCAAGCTCATGGATGAGTGGAAGAAGTCGCGCCGTGCTTCGCGCAAGGACGATGACCAGCTGTGGAGCCGTTTCCGTGCGGCCCAGGATGTCTTCTTCCAGGCCCGCGCTGCAGCGAACGCCAAGATCGATGAAGAGTACTCCCAGAACCTCGTGGTGAAGGAAGCCCTGCTGGAAGAAGCCCGCGCGCTGCTTCCAATCAAGGATCTGGCTGCCGCGAAAAACAAGCTCGATTCGATCCGCACCCGTTGGGAAGCTGCCGGCAAGGTGCCACGCAACGACCTGCAGCGTATCGAATCGGCACTGCGCCAGGTTGAGGACGCCGTCAAGGGCGCCGAGGACGAGCAGTGGCGTCGTTCCAACCCGGAGACCAAGGCCCGCTCGAACTCGATGCTTTCCCAGCTCCAGGACACCATCTCCGCACTGGAAGATGACCTGGAAGCGGCCAAGGCCAAGGGCAATGCCAAGCAGATCGCAGCAGCCCAGGAAGCACTGGATGCTCGCCGCATGTGGCTGAGCACCTTGGAGAAGTCGGCAGCCGACTTCCAGTAA
- a CDS encoding PadR family transcriptional regulator, whose translation MSKDSPFPGSWQRAMLPMLLLAELSNGHAHGYALSKSLQERGFGPLKGATLYPALAKLEAAGLVETRWQEGQGGPGRKVYELAAAGRVELAEQRASFEQLTKLVQSTGR comes from the coding sequence ATGAGTAAGGACTCGCCATTTCCTGGCAGCTGGCAACGCGCCATGCTCCCGATGCTCCTGCTCGCTGAGCTCTCCAACGGCCACGCTCACGGCTATGCCCTGTCCAAGTCCCTGCAAGAACGCGGTTTCGGCCCGCTCAAAGGCGCAACGCTGTACCCCGCATTGGCGAAGCTGGAAGCCGCGGGTCTCGTGGAAACCCGGTGGCAAGAAGGCCAAGGCGGGCCGGGGCGCAAGGTCTATGAACTAGCCGCCGCCGGTCGGGTAGAACTAGCCGAGCAACGAGCCAGCTTCGAGCAACTGACCAAACTGGTACAGAGCACCGGCCGCTAG
- a CDS encoding DUF948 domain-containing protein: MSGSDIAGLIAAAAFVVLVVLLAVPIIKLGKVFDELRKSIKDLAEGTTPLIGEVANTVATTNDQLKKVDVITNNVSDTTANVSALSSLVAATVGKPLIKVAAFTEGVKVAMNTKPSGKARRSR; the protein is encoded by the coding sequence ATGTCGGGTTCGGATATTGCAGGGCTCATCGCCGCCGCCGCGTTTGTCGTACTAGTTGTGCTGCTGGCAGTGCCGATCATCAAGTTGGGCAAGGTGTTCGACGAGCTGCGCAAATCGATCAAGGACCTGGCCGAGGGAACTACTCCGTTGATCGGCGAAGTCGCCAACACCGTGGCGACCACCAACGACCAGCTCAAGAAGGTCGATGTCATCACGAACAACGTTTCTGACACCACCGCGAATGTTTCCGCGCTGTCCTCGCTGGTAGCCGCTACCGTGGGCAAGCCGCTGATCAAGGTGGCTGCCTTCACCGAAGGCGTGAAGGTCGCGATGAACACCAAGCCAAGCGGCAAGGCTCGCCGTAGCCGCTAA
- the aspS gene encoding aspartate--tRNA ligase, protein MLRTHQLGVLNAEHIGQQVTLTGWVARRRDHGGVAFLDLRDASGVAQVVVRDEEDFHPLRNEFVLQILGTVERRPEGNENPNLPTGQIEVIAETVTVLNTAAPLPFQVDEHVEVGEEARLRHRYLDLRRPTPARNIRLRSEANRVARNLLHDQGYIEIETPTLTRSTPEGARDFVVPARLTPGSWYALPQSPQLFKQLLQVGGFEKYYQIARCYRDEDFRADRQPEFTQLDIEASFVEEDDIIELGEKLVTELWNLIDVQVPTPIRRMAYSEAMAKYGSDKPDLRFGLELTEMTEYFANTSFKVFQSEYVGAVVMPGGASQPRRTLDAWQEFAKQRGAKGLAYVLIKEDGELAGPVAKNLSDEEKAGLAAATGASAGDCIFFSAGKKNESRALLGSVRVEIGHRTGLIKEGDWAFVWIVDAPMFEAASDAVASGDVAVGAGAWTAVHHAFTSPKPEFMDTFDTDPASALSYAYDIVCNGNEIGGGSIRIHQRDVQERVFKLMGVTQEQADTQFGFLLEGFKYGAPPHGGIALGWDRVLQLLTNSESIRDVIAFPKTGGGFDPLTSAPAPITPQQRKEAGIDFKPEKKKAEETEAK, encoded by the coding sequence GTGCTACGCACTCATCAGCTGGGCGTCTTGAACGCCGAGCACATTGGACAGCAGGTCACCCTCACCGGCTGGGTTGCACGTCGCCGTGACCACGGTGGTGTCGCCTTCTTGGATTTGCGTGATGCCTCGGGCGTAGCCCAGGTGGTCGTGCGCGATGAAGAGGATTTCCATCCGCTGCGCAATGAGTTCGTGCTGCAGATTCTCGGCACCGTCGAGCGCCGCCCGGAGGGCAACGAGAACCCGAACCTGCCTACGGGGCAGATCGAGGTCATCGCCGAAACCGTGACCGTGCTGAACACCGCCGCACCGTTGCCATTCCAGGTTGACGAGCACGTCGAGGTCGGCGAGGAAGCGCGCCTGCGCCACCGCTACCTGGACCTGCGCCGCCCGACCCCGGCCCGCAACATCCGCCTGCGCTCCGAGGCCAACCGCGTGGCACGCAACCTGCTGCACGACCAGGGCTACATCGAGATCGAAACCCCGACGCTGACCCGCTCCACCCCGGAAGGCGCCCGCGACTTCGTCGTGCCGGCACGCCTGACCCCGGGCAGCTGGTACGCCTTGCCCCAGTCCCCGCAGCTGTTCAAGCAGCTGCTGCAGGTCGGCGGCTTCGAGAAGTACTACCAGATCGCCCGCTGCTACCGCGATGAGGACTTCCGCGCGGACCGCCAGCCGGAGTTCACCCAGCTGGACATCGAGGCTTCGTTCGTCGAGGAAGATGACATCATCGAGCTGGGCGAAAAGCTGGTTACCGAACTGTGGAACCTGATCGACGTTCAGGTGCCGACCCCGATCCGCCGCATGGCGTACTCGGAGGCCATGGCCAAGTACGGTTCGGACAAGCCGGATCTGCGCTTCGGCCTGGAACTGACCGAAATGACCGAGTACTTCGCGAACACCTCCTTCAAGGTCTTCCAGTCCGAGTACGTCGGCGCCGTGGTCATGCCTGGCGGCGCATCGCAGCCTCGCCGCACCCTGGATGCCTGGCAGGAATTCGCAAAGCAGCGCGGTGCCAAGGGCCTTGCCTATGTATTGATCAAGGAAGATGGCGAGCTGGCTGGCCCAGTGGCCAAGAACCTGTCCGATGAAGAGAAGGCCGGACTGGCCGCAGCTACCGGCGCAAGCGCTGGCGACTGCATCTTCTTCTCGGCTGGCAAGAAGAACGAATCCCGCGCACTGCTCGGTTCGGTCCGTGTCGAGATCGGCCACCGCACCGGTTTGATCAAGGAAGGCGACTGGGCTTTCGTCTGGATCGTCGACGCACCAATGTTCGAAGCCGCGTCGGACGCTGTTGCCTCGGGCGATGTGGCCGTGGGCGCTGGCGCTTGGACCGCTGTGCACCACGCGTTCACCAGCCCTAAGCCAGAGTTCATGGACACCTTCGACACCGATCCGGCTTCGGCACTGTCCTACGCCTACGACATCGTGTGCAACGGCAACGAAATCGGCGGCGGTTCGATCCGTATCCACCAGCGCGACGTTCAGGAGCGCGTCTTCAAGCTCATGGGCGTAACCCAGGAGCAGGCTGACACCCAGTTCGGCTTCCTGCTTGAAGGCTTCAAGTACGGGGCCCCACCACATGGCGGCATCGCACTGGGCTGGGACCGCGTGCTGCAGCTGCTGACCAACTCGGAGTCCATCCGCGACGTCATCGCCTTCCCGAAGACCGGTGGCGGTTTCGATCCGCTGACCTCGGCTCCTGCGCCAATCACCCCGCAGCAGCGCAAGGAAGCAGGCATCGACTTCAAGCCTGAGAAGAAGAAGGCCGAAGAGACCGAAGCCAAGTAG
- the dtd gene encoding D-aminoacyl-tRNA deacylase, protein MRAVVQVASTAHVEVGGEITGRLDSPGLVILLGVTHDDDQATARKVAQKIWQLRILEDETSAASINAPLLVISQFTLYGSVRKGRRPSWSNAAPGPVSEPLYEYFVAYLRELGASVQTGVFGAMMNVSLTNTGPFTMIVDSADLP, encoded by the coding sequence ATGCGCGCCGTCGTCCAGGTCGCCAGCACCGCCCACGTCGAAGTTGGAGGGGAGATCACCGGCCGGTTGGACTCCCCCGGGCTGGTGATCCTGCTGGGCGTGACTCACGATGACGATCAGGCCACCGCGCGCAAGGTCGCCCAGAAGATCTGGCAGCTGCGCATTTTGGAGGATGAAACCTCCGCTGCCAGCATTAATGCCCCGCTCTTGGTGATCAGCCAGTTCACCCTCTACGGTTCGGTGCGCAAGGGGCGCCGGCCTTCGTGGTCCAATGCGGCACCAGGGCCGGTGAGCGAGCCGTTGTACGAATACTTCGTGGCTTACTTGCGGGAACTGGGTGCGAGCGTTCAGACCGGCGTATTTGGCGCGATGATGAATGTCTCGCTGACCAATACCGGTCCGTTCACGATGATCGTCGACTCGGCAGACCTCCCCTAG
- a CDS encoding replication-associated recombination protein A: MSDLFDSLSDDPREAREPQVNRPRPPLAVRMRPKSLDELVGQQHLLGPGSPLRQLAENPETGLAGPASVILYGPPGIGKTTIAHVIARATDRKFVELSAITAGVKDVRRVIEQAKDDRDLRGVTTVLFLDEIHRFNKAQQDALLPGVENRVVVLVAATTENPSFSVISPLLSRSLLLTLRPLTDGDLSTLLERAVSDERGFNDQVILEEEQRDAIVRLAQGDARRSLTVLEAAGAVAWNAAGAGVAPPVQITADHVQLAMDQAVQRYDKDGDQHYDIISAFIKSIRGSDVDAALHYLARMLSAGEDPRFIARRLMISASEDIGMADPTALPVAVAVAQSVQLTGMPEARIMLGQAAVHLATAPKSNASYNAINAALADVSEGKGSLVPDHLRDAHYPGAKQLGHGVGYIYAHDAPHSIATQQYLPDDLLGTDYYTPTENGAEKGIKARLARLREIVRGKDRQRSKPKR; this comes from the coding sequence GTGAGCGATTTGTTCGATTCCCTGTCCGATGATCCGCGCGAAGCACGCGAGCCCCAAGTCAACCGGCCGCGTCCGCCTCTTGCGGTGCGCATGCGTCCCAAGTCGCTGGACGAACTGGTAGGCCAGCAGCACCTGCTCGGTCCCGGCTCACCTTTGCGCCAGCTTGCCGAAAACCCGGAGACCGGCTTGGCCGGTCCGGCCAGCGTGATCCTCTACGGGCCTCCGGGCATCGGCAAAACGACCATCGCCCATGTGATCGCCCGCGCTACCGACCGCAAATTCGTCGAACTCTCGGCGATCACCGCCGGGGTGAAGGACGTACGCCGGGTCATCGAGCAGGCCAAGGACGACCGCGACCTGCGCGGGGTCACCACCGTTTTGTTCCTCGATGAGATCCACCGCTTCAACAAGGCCCAGCAAGATGCCTTGCTGCCCGGGGTGGAAAACCGCGTGGTGGTGCTGGTGGCTGCGACAACGGAAAATCCGTCCTTCTCGGTGATCTCCCCGCTGCTCTCGCGTTCGCTGCTACTGACCTTGCGTCCGCTGACCGACGGTGACCTGTCGACCCTGCTTGAACGCGCCGTATCTGACGAACGCGGCTTCAACGACCAGGTGATCCTCGAAGAGGAGCAGCGCGATGCCATCGTCCGGCTGGCCCAGGGCGATGCCCGCCGCTCGCTGACCGTGCTGGAAGCTGCCGGGGCAGTGGCCTGGAACGCCGCCGGAGCTGGCGTGGCCCCGCCGGTGCAGATCACCGCGGATCACGTCCAGCTGGCCATGGACCAAGCGGTCCAGCGCTACGACAAGGACGGCGACCAGCACTACGACATCATTTCCGCATTCATCAAGTCCATCCGCGGCTCCGATGTGGACGCGGCCCTGCACTACCTGGCGCGCATGCTCTCAGCGGGGGAGGACCCCCGGTTCATCGCCCGCCGGCTGATGATCTCGGCCTCCGAAGATATCGGAATGGCCGACCCCACCGCACTTCCCGTGGCCGTCGCCGTCGCCCAATCAGTGCAGCTGACCGGCATGCCCGAAGCGCGGATCATGCTCGGCCAAGCCGCCGTGCACCTGGCGACCGCACCGAAGTCCAACGCTTCGTACAACGCGATCAATGCGGCCCTGGCCGACGTATCCGAGGGCAAGGGCTCGCTGGTTCCCGACCACCTGCGCGATGCGCACTATCCCGGTGCCAAGCAGCTGGGCCACGGTGTGGGTTATATCTACGCCCACGATGCACCGCACTCGATCGCCACCCAGCAGTACCTGCCCGATGACCTGCTGGGTACCGACTACTACACGCCGACCGAGAACGGGGCCGAAAAAGGCATCAAGGCCAGGCTGGCCAGGCTGCGCGAGATCGTCCGGGGCAAAGATCGGCAGCGCTCCAAGCCCAAGCGCTGA
- a CDS encoding ISL3-like element ISAar15 family transposase — MIKDTGRIDAASILLNLTDYRVITVTQELAGRQVLVEPIETEAACPSCGVLTTRIQARPVHQVKDLPAGGDDLQVLVRKRRMACQEPACERRSFVQTTEQLPFRARITTRLSQRLVDEMSCELRAVSRVAAAHGVSWPTVMARLTTVGELVGNVDRMFIRRLGIDEHRFRKVRYALGRTGKVVRIEPWSIVFTDLDTGKILDIVDGRRGTAVKKWLKNRPRYWRQRVQYVAIDMSAEFRKAVRENLPKAKVSVDHFHVIARANLMITQVRRRRSHEVHERRGRATDPAYKYRKLLTCNLENLSIKQVERLKLILESDPELGVIYGIKEHVRQLLKTADIHEFQSRWAVLEKSVKATKMTEAKTLFRTLTAWRRELLVFVRTRLTNARSEAANLTAKNLKRIGRGYRNHGHYRLRILLYTAGLRPC, encoded by the coding sequence GTGATCAAGGATACCGGCCGAATCGATGCTGCGTCGATTCTGTTGAACCTCACCGACTACCGCGTCATCACCGTGACTCAGGAACTTGCCGGACGGCAGGTACTTGTTGAGCCCATCGAAACCGAAGCCGCTTGCCCCTCCTGCGGGGTACTGACTACCCGAATCCAAGCAAGGCCGGTGCACCAGGTCAAGGACCTGCCCGCCGGCGGTGACGACCTGCAGGTGTTGGTACGCAAACGCCGCATGGCCTGCCAAGAACCTGCCTGCGAACGCCGTTCGTTCGTGCAAACCACCGAGCAACTGCCCTTCCGCGCACGGATCACCACCAGGCTCTCCCAACGGCTCGTGGACGAGATGAGCTGCGAACTGCGAGCCGTGTCCCGGGTCGCCGCAGCGCATGGGGTGTCATGGCCAACGGTCATGGCCCGACTGACCACCGTCGGTGAACTCGTCGGGAATGTGGACCGGATGTTCATCCGGCGCCTGGGCATCGATGAGCACCGGTTCCGCAAAGTCCGCTACGCCCTTGGCCGGACCGGGAAAGTCGTTCGGATTGAGCCGTGGTCCATCGTCTTCACCGATCTGGACACCGGAAAGATCCTGGATATCGTGGACGGACGCCGCGGAACAGCGGTAAAGAAGTGGTTGAAGAACCGGCCACGGTATTGGCGCCAACGGGTGCAGTACGTCGCGATCGACATGTCTGCCGAGTTCCGCAAAGCGGTGCGTGAGAATCTGCCCAAGGCGAAGGTCAGCGTGGACCATTTCCACGTGATCGCCCGGGCGAATCTGATGATCACCCAGGTCCGCCGCCGCCGTTCCCACGAAGTGCACGAACGCCGTGGCAGGGCCACGGATCCGGCCTACAAGTACCGGAAGCTACTAACCTGCAACTTAGAGAACCTGTCGATCAAGCAGGTGGAACGGCTGAAGCTGATCCTTGAATCAGACCCGGAACTCGGAGTGATCTATGGAATCAAGGAACACGTGCGGCAACTGCTGAAAACCGCTGATATCCATGAATTCCAGTCCCGGTGGGCGGTGCTGGAGAAATCAGTGAAGGCCACAAAAATGACCGAGGCGAAAACATTGTTCCGCACGTTGACCGCCTGGCGGCGGGAGCTGCTGGTGTTCGTACGAACGAGGTTGACCAACGCCCGGAGCGAGGCGGCGAACCTGACGGCGAAGAACCTGAAACGCATCGGTCGAGGCTATCGGAATCATGGTCATTATCGGCTTCGGATATTGTTGTACACGGCGGGCCTACGGCCGTGCTGA
- the hisS gene encoding histidine--tRNA ligase, which produces MARKASLSGFPEWLPAERAVEQHVLDTLRHVFELHGFANIETRAVETRAQLLRKGEIDKEVYGLSRLAAEDDKNDPNALALHFDLTVPFARYVVENAGHLAFPFRRYQMQKVWRGERPQDGRFREFTQADIDVVGDGTLPFSYDVELALTIADALSALPIGDFRLRVNNRKLAEGFYRGLGLADPDAVLRAIDKLEKIGDDAVAKILVEEVGATAEQAAAALALAKIRTVDTSFVEQVRALGVTHELLDTGLDELSQVIEAASKRAPGKVMADLSIARGLDYYTGTVYETVLVGHESLGSICSGGRYESLASKGKKNYPGVGLSIGVTRLISRILAEEVVTASRSVPSVVYVTLANDESWHEAQDVASALRERGIACEVAASAEKFGKQIKYADRRGIPFVWFTHADGTHEVKDIRSGEQVSADPASWMPAEADLKIAVS; this is translated from the coding sequence ATGGCACGCAAGGCCTCACTTTCAGGTTTCCCAGAATGGCTTCCAGCTGAACGGGCTGTTGAACAGCACGTGCTCGATACCTTGCGCCACGTCTTCGAACTGCATGGATTTGCCAATATCGAGACGCGTGCGGTGGAAACCCGTGCACAGCTTCTGCGCAAGGGCGAAATCGACAAGGAAGTCTACGGACTGTCCCGCTTGGCCGCCGAGGATGACAAGAACGATCCCAACGCGCTGGCCCTGCACTTCGATCTGACCGTGCCCTTCGCACGCTACGTAGTGGAGAACGCAGGCCACCTGGCCTTCCCATTCCGCCGCTACCAGATGCAGAAGGTCTGGCGTGGCGAACGTCCGCAGGATGGCCGCTTCCGCGAATTCACCCAGGCCGACATCGATGTCGTCGGCGATGGCACCTTGCCATTCAGCTACGACGTGGAACTGGCGCTAACCATCGCAGATGCCCTCTCGGCACTGCCGATCGGCGACTTCCGCCTGCGCGTGAACAACCGCAAGCTGGCCGAAGGCTTCTACCGCGGATTGGGCCTGGCAGACCCGGATGCGGTGCTGCGCGCCATCGACAAGCTGGAGAAGATCGGCGATGACGCGGTAGCCAAGATCCTGGTTGAAGAAGTCGGCGCCACCGCCGAACAGGCTGCCGCAGCCTTGGCCCTGGCCAAGATCCGCACCGTGGACACCTCCTTCGTTGAGCAGGTCCGCGCTCTGGGCGTCACCCACGAACTGCTGGATACCGGCTTGGATGAGCTGTCCCAGGTGATCGAGGCGGCCTCCAAGCGCGCCCCGGGCAAGGTGATGGCTGATTTGTCCATCGCCCGCGGCCTGGACTACTACACCGGCACCGTCTACGAAACCGTTTTGGTGGGCCACGAATCGCTGGGTTCGATCTGCTCGGGCGGACGCTACGAGTCGCTGGCTTCCAAGGGCAAGAAGAACTACCCGGGTGTTGGCCTGTCCATCGGCGTGACCCGCCTGATTTCGCGCATCCTGGCCGAAGAGGTTGTCACCGCCAGCCGTTCGGTGCCTTCGGTGGTATATGTCACCTTGGCCAACGACGAGTCATGGCACGAAGCCCAGGACGTCGCTTCGGCGCTGCGCGAGCGCGGCATCGCCTGCGAGGTGGCAGCCAGCGCGGAGAAGTTCGGCAAGCAGATCAAATACGCTGATCGCCGCGGGATTCCGTTCGTGTGGTTCACCCACGCCGATGGCACCCACGAGGTCAAGGACATCCGCTCCGGCGAGCAGGTCAGCGCCGATCCAGCCAGCTGGATGCCGGCCGAAGCGGACCTGAAGATCGCCGTCAGCTAG
- the rpsD gene encoding 30S ribosomal protein S4, producing MMANARARRTVRLSRALGLALTPKAEKYMERRPYGPGQHGRARKKQDSDYAVRLREKQRLRAQYGIREAQMLSAFKEAKRLGGETGGNLLALLESRLDALVLRAGFARTIQQARQMVVHRHILVNGQRVDRPSFKVQPGQLIHVHEKSEKMVPFQMAAAGEHSKVLPAAPAYLDVKLEALQATFLRAPERAEIPVTCEENLVVEYYAR from the coding sequence ATTATGGCTAACGCCCGTGCCCGCCGTACCGTACGCCTCTCGCGTGCGCTCGGCCTTGCATTGACTCCGAAAGCTGAAAAGTACATGGAGCGCCGTCCATACGGTCCAGGCCAGCACGGCCGCGCCCGTAAGAAGCAGGACAGCGACTACGCAGTACGTCTGCGCGAAAAGCAGCGTTTGCGTGCCCAGTACGGCATCCGCGAAGCTCAGATGCTCAGCGCCTTCAAGGAAGCTAAGCGCCTCGGCGGCGAGACCGGCGGCAACCTGCTGGCTCTGCTCGAGTCCCGTCTGGATGCCCTGGTTCTGCGTGCAGGCTTCGCCCGCACCATCCAGCAGGCACGCCAGATGGTTGTGCACCGCCACATCCTGGTCAACGGCCAGCGTGTAGACCGTCCGTCCTTCAAGGTACAGCCGGGTCAGCTGATCCACGTACACGAGAAGAGCGAGAAGATGGTTCCATTCCAGATGGCTGCAGCCGGCGAGCACTCGAAGGTGCTCCCAGCCGCTCCAGCTTACCTGGACGTAAAGCTGGAAGCCCTTCAGGCTACCTTCCTGCGCGCTCCTGAGCGTGCAGAGATCCCAGTGACTTGCGAAGAGAACCTCGTGGTCGAGTACTACGCACGCTAA